From the genome of Globicephala melas chromosome 16, mGloMel1.2, whole genome shotgun sequence, one region includes:
- the LOC115845836 gene encoding small ribosomal subunit protein eS27-like has translation MPLAKDLLHPSPEEEKRKHKKCLMQSPNSYFMDVKCPGCYKITTVFSHAQTVVLCVGCSTILCQPTGGKARLTEGCSFRWKQH, from the coding sequence ATGCCTCTAGCAAAGGATCTCCTTCATCCCTCTccagaagaggagaagaggaaacacaAGAAGTGCCTGATGCAGAGCCCCAATTCCTATTTCATGGATGTGAAATGCCCAGGATGCTATAAAATCACCACCGTCTTTAGCCATGCACAAACAGTAGTTTTGTGTGTTGGCTGCTCTACCATCCTCTGCCAGCCTACAGGAGGAAAAGCAAGGCTTACAGAAGGGTGCTCTTTCAGATGGAAGCAGCACTAA